GAGAGACTAATGAGAGAGGGAGTAAATACGTCACGAGACTCTGGCCACGAAGGACCAAGGAAGGTAATAACCTGTGTATCCTGGCAGCTTGAAGCAATGTAAGCTGCTTCAAGCTGCCCGGGTGCTGCTTCAAGCTGCCCTGGTGCTGCTTCAAGCTGCCCGGGTGCTGCTTCACGCTGCCCGGGTGCTGCTTCAAGCTGCCCGGGTGCTGCTTCAAGCTGCCCGGGTGCTGCTTCACGCTGCCCGGGTGCTGCTTCAAGCTGCCCTGGTGCTGCTTCACGCTGCCCGGGTGCTGCTTCATGCTGCCCGGGTGCTGCTTCAGTCTGCCCGGGTGCTGCTTCAAGCTGCCCGGGTGCTGCTTCAAGCTGCCCTGGTGCTGCTTCAAGCTGCCCGGGTGCTGCTTCAAGCTGCCCGGGTGCTGCTTCAAACTGCCCGGGTGCTGCTTCAAGCTGCCCGGGGGCTGCTTCAAGCTGCCCGGGGGCTGCTTCAAGCTGCCCTGGTGCTGCTTCAAGCTGCCCTGGTGCTGCTTCAAGCTGCCCGGGGGCTGCTTCAAGCTGCCCGGGTGCTGCTTCAAGCTGCCAGGGTGCTGCTTCAAGCTGCCCTGGTGCTGCTTCAAGCTGCCCGGGTGCTGCTTCAAGCTGCCCGGGTGCTGCTTCAAGCTGCCCGGGTGCTGCTTCAAGCTGCCCGGGTGCTGCTTCAAGCTGCCTTGGTGCTGCTTCAAGCTGCCCGGGTGCTGCTTCAAGCTGCCCGGGTGCTGCTTCAAGCTGCCCTGGTGCTGCTTCAAGCTGCCCGGGTGCTGCTTCAAGCTGCCCTGGTGCTGCTTCAAGCTGCCCGGGTGCTGCTTCAAGCTGCCAGGGTGCTGCTTCAAGCTGCCCTGGTGCTGCTTTAAGCTGCCCGGGTGCTGCTTCAAGCTGCCCTGGTGCTGCTTCAAGCTGCTCGGGTGCTGCTTCAAGCTGCCCGGGTGCTGCTTCAAGCTGCCCTGGTGCTGCTTCAAGCTGCCCGGGTGCTGCTTCAAGCTGCCCTGGTGCTGCTTCAAGCTGCCCGGGTGCTGCTTCAAGCTCCCAGGGTGCTGCTTCAAGCTGCCCTGGTGCTGCTTCAAGCTGCCCTGGTGCTGCTTCAAGCTGCTCGGGTGCTGCTTCAAGCTGCCCGGGTGCTGCTTCAAGCTGCCCGGGTGCTGCTTCAAGCTGCCCGGGTGCTTCTTCAAGCTGCCCGGGTGCTGCTTCAAGCTGCCCGGGTGCTGCTTCAAGCTGCCCGGGTGCTGCTTCAAGCTGCCAGGGTGCTGCTTCAAGCTGCCCTGGTGCTGCTTCAAGCTGCCCTGGTGCTGCTTCAAGCTGCTCGGGTGCTGCTTCAAGCTGCCCGGGTGCTGCTTCAAGCTGCCCGGGTGCTGCTTCAAGCTGCCCGGGTGCTTCTTCAAGCTGCCCGGGTGCTGCTTCAAGCTGCCCGGGTGCTGCTTCAAGCTGCCCGGGTGCTGCTTCAAGCTGCCCGGGTGCTGCTTCAAGCTGCCCGGGTGCTGCTTCAAGCTGCCCGGGTGCTGCTTCAAGCTGCCCTGGTGCTGCTTCAAGCTGCCCGGGTGCTGCTTCAAGCTGCCCGGGTGCTGCTTCAAGCTGCCCGGGTGCTGCTTTAAGCTACCCTGGTGCTGCTTCAAGCTGCTCGGGTGCTGCTTCAAGCTGCCCGGGTGCTGCTTCAAGCTGCCCGGGTGCTGCTCGGTAGCTACTTCAAGCTGCCTGGGTGCTGCTTCAAGCTGCCCGGGTGCTGCTTCAAGCTGCCCGGGTGCTGCTTCAAGCTGCCCTGGTGCTGCTTCAAGCTGCCCGGGTGCTGATTCAAGCTGCCCGGGTGCTGCTTCAAGCTGCCCTGGTGCTGCTTCAAGCTGCCCGGGTGCTGCTTCAAGCTGCCCGGGTGCTGCTTCAAGCTGCCCGGGTGCTGCTCGGTAGCTGCTTCAAGCTGCCCGGGTGCTACTTCAAGCTGCCCGGGTGCTGCTTCAAGCTGCCCGGGTGCTGCTTCAAGCTGCCCGGGGGCTGCTTCAAGCTGCCCGGGGGCTGCTTCAAGCTGCCCTGGTGCTGCTTCAAGCTGCCCTGGTGCTGCTTCAAGCTGCCCGGGTGCTGCTTCAAGCTGCCCTGGTGCTGCTTCAAGCTGCCCTGGTGCTGCTTCAAGCTGCCCGGGTGCTGCTTCATGCTGCCCGGGAGCTGCTTCAGTCTGCCCGGGTGCTGCTTCAAGCTGCCCGGGTGCTGCTTCAAGCTGCCCGGGTGCTGCTTCATGCTGCCCTGGTGCTGCTTCAAGCAGCCCGGGTGCTGCTTCAAGCTGCCCGGGTGCTGCTTCAAGCTGCCCTGGTGCTGCTTCAAGCTGCCCGGGTGCTGCTTCAAGCTGCCCTGGTGCTGCTTCAAGCTGCCCGGGTGCTGCTTCAAGCTGCCCGGGTGCTGCTTCAAACTGCCCGGGTGCTGCTTCAAGCTGCCCGGGGGCTGCTTCAAGCTGCCCTGGTGCTGCTTCAAGCTGCCCTGGTGCTGCTTCAAGCTGCCCGGGGGCTGCTTCATGCTGCCCGGGTGCTGCTTCAAGCTGCCAGGGTGCTGCTTCAAGCTGCCCTGGTGCTGCTTCAAGCTGCCCGGGTGCTGCTTCAAGCTGCCCGGGTGCTGCTTCAAGCTGCCCGGGTGCTGCTTCAAGCTGCCCGGGTGCTGCTTCAAGCTGCCTTGGTGCTGCTTCAAGCTGCCCGGGTGCTGCTTCAAGCTGCCCGGGTGCTGCTTCAAGCTGCCCTGGTGCTGCTTCAAGCTGCCCGGGTGCTGCTTCAAGCTGCCAGGGTGCTGCTTCAAGCTGCCCAGGTGCTGCTTTAAGCTGCCCGGGTGCTGCTTCAAGCTGCCCTGGTGCTGCTTCAAGCTGCTCGGGTGCTGCTTCAAGCTGCCCGGGTGCTGCTTCAAGCTGCCCTGGTGCTGCTTCAAGCTGCCCGGGTGCTGCTTCAAGCTGCCCTGGTGCTGCTTCAAGCTGCCCGGGTGCTGCTTCAAGCTCCCAGGGTGCTGCTTCAAGCTGCCCTGGTGCTGCTTCAAGCTGCCCTGGTGCTGCTTCAAGCTGCTCGGGTGCTGCTTCAAGCTGCCCGGGTGCTGCTTCAAGCTGCCCGGGTGCTGCTTCAAGCTGCCCGGGTGCTTCTTCAAGCAGCCCGGGTGCTGCTTCAAGCTGCCCGGGTGCTGCTTCAAGCTGCCCGGGTGCTGCTTCAACCTGCCAAGGTGCTGCTTCAAGCTGCCCTGGTGCTGCTTCAAGCTGCCCTGGTGCTGCTTCAAGCTGCTCGGGTGCTGCTTCAAGCTGCCCGGGTGCTGCTTCAAGCTGCCCGGGTGCTGCTTCAAGCTGCCCGGGTGCTTCTTCAAGCTGCCCGGGTGCTGCTTCAAGCTGCCCGGGTGCTGCTTCAAGCTGCCCGGGTGCTGCTTCAAGCTGCCCGGGTGCTGCTTCAAGCTGCCCGGGTGCTGCTTCAAGCTGCCCGGGTGCTGCTTCAAGCTGCCCTGGTGCTGCTTCAAGCTGCCCGGGTGCTGCTTCAAGCTGCCCGGGTGCTGCTTCAAGCTGCCCGGGTGCTGCTTTAAGCTACCCTGGTGCTGCTTCAAGCTGCTCGGGTGCTGCTTCAAGCTGCCCGGGTGCTGCTTCAAGCTGCCCGGGTGCTGCTCGGTAGCTACTTCAAGCTGCCTGGGTGCTGCTTCAAGCTGCCCTGGTGCTGCTTCAAGCTGCCCGGGTGCTGCTTCAAGCTGCCCTGGTGCTGCTTCAAGCTGCCCGGGTGCTGATTCAAGCTGCCCGGGTGCTGCTTCAAGCTGCCCTGGTGCTGCTTCAAGCTGCCCGGGTGCTGCTTCAAGCTGCCCGGGTGCTGCTTCAAGCTGCCCGGGTGCTGCTCGGTAGCTGCTTCAAGCTGCCCGGGTGCTACTTCAAGCTGCCCGGGTGCTGCTTCAAGCTGCCCGGGTGCTGCTTCAAGCTGCCCGGGGGCTGCTTCAAGCTGCCCGGGGGCTGCTTCAAGCTGCCCTGGTGCTGCTTCAAGCTGCCCTGGTGCTGCTTCAAGCTGCCCGGGTGCTGCTTCAAGCTTCTCTGGTGCTGCTTCAAGCTGCCCTGGTGCTGCTTCAAGCTGCCCGGGTGCTGCTTCATGCTGCCCGGGAGCTGCTTCAGTCTGCCCGGGTGCTGCTTCAAGCTGCCCGGGTGCTGCTTCAAGCTGCCCGGGTGCTGCTTCATGCTGCCCTGGTGCTGCTTCAAGCAGCCCGGGTGCTGCTTCATGCTGCCCGGGTGCTGCTTCAAGCTGCCCGGGTGCTGCTTCAAGCTGCCCTGGAACTGCTTCAAGCTGCTCGGGTGCTGCTTCAAGCTGCCCGGGTGCTGCTTCAAGCTGCCCGGGTGCTGCTTCAAGCTGCCCTGGTGCTGCTTCAAGCTGCCCTGGTGCTGCTTCAAGCTGCCCGGGTGCTGCTTCAAGCTGCCCGGGTGCTGCTTCAAGCTGCCCGGGTGCTGCTTCAAGCTGCCCGGGTGCTGCGTCAAGCTGCCCGGGTGCTGCGTCAAGCTGACCGGATGCTGCTTCAAGCTGCCCGGGTGCTGCTTCAAGCTGCTCACGCCGCTCTAGCATGCACTAAGAGGCTGATCTCAAGGTCTCAACCCAAGAAATATTAACCAAGACGGGCACTTGCGGTGCTTTGAATTAAAGCGCGATTCGTCTCGAATAAATTCGCGATTTTTTGTGCTAACTCCTATgagaatatttaaaaataatgaaATACAATTACAAGTAATTTAAACAGTTTGTGTATATGTCAAAAGCAATTATGACATGTTTATCAACTAACTTGTAGGTATGATTTAGTGTTAGAATGTCAGAAATAAATAATGTGGAATTTACACTTATATTGCAATGTATTAACAAAAAataaaactctgcacttgcattTCTTAGTCTTATGCAATTTTAAAGAACGAGAATAATGCAAAGTGTTCTTGGCTTACTCTGCGTACgcaaccatttacgaaacctCTGCATCTTTCCTCTAACGTCCCGgatttttttataattattagACAGTTAACGGACTTGGAAAGTTCACAACCAAATTATAATTATCAATATTTACAAACTCACAGCTCTTTGGACTCCATAAAAAccttaataatgaatatatttttctTTCTGTATGACTGTCAGCTCGAGGGTGGAGGCCcgatgcttggggctagcttcACCCAATTTTTGCCAGTCATTACTGTTGggtatattcccagcatgttcgagTCAGGATTGGCATAAAAGAGTGACATGGAGAAAGAGggatagcgagagagagagagagagagagagagagagagagaaagagagagagagagagagagagagagagagagagagagagagagagagagagagagagagagagagagagagagagagagagagagagagagagagagagagagagagagagagagagagagagagagagagagagagagagagagagagagagtgagtgagagggagagaagaaaGGGTAGAAAAGGTGGGATGTATAGTGGTAGACAGAGACTGGTTACCGCCAGTGACCATTAATCGGTGAATATTGTGACGGGTCTTGGGCCCCCTATTATGTATCCCGACAGAGTGGCCAATTACACTCCGGAGAGTCTGCCAGTCTGCCAATTACAGTCTGCCTTAAGAGAATTCGATGTTCCTCTAGAGCGCTTGACGGTGTCTGCCGTGAAGTCCGCAGCACCCTATGCTCTAGAGCACCTTACTGATGGAGCCCTACTCCCCTCCCAAggtgctgccgttcaccaccagggaacacctcGGTCGAACTACGGAGCAGAGTTCCCTCCGAACCCAGCCTTGCACTTCGTTGTGAGGGAACTCGACCACTCCCTAGTTTCCTTGCTGGGGTATCCGTGGACACGGAAACTCAAGGACTATCCAGATGGAGGTTAGTTACAAGGTCGCCAAATTGATTCCCCTTCCTCCGCGGTCAAGTATTACTTTAGTTCACAGTGGGACGTCGCCTCTCCCTGTCTAGTGCTTCATCAACAGTGTGGTGCTCAGTAAATCTCACGACAACACAAAAGAAACGAAGAGGAGGAAGGAAACATAGTAGTAAAATATGATGTGTTTACTCACACAAGGCTACAATATACTGGTCTATAGAAGTCTCTCTAAATCAGTTCGATGGTAACACTCCTGAAATTTTCATGATATCCGGCCACACTTCTTTGTTTCCAACTCGAAAGTAACGAGAAACTGGTtcacaataaaatattaatacTGCTTTATGTCCGATGTCACTCCTCACGTAATTCCTGATTATCACCTTATTTGTAACACCTTTCCTAACAGAATGGGGTAAATGGGAGGGCAATTTAACAACCTCATAGATCGTAGACTCGTAGATCGAAGGCGCGCAGCGTAGCTCTTCACCGACCCACGACGTAGAGACGTCTTCTCCTATGTG
Above is a window of Procambarus clarkii isolate CNS0578487 chromosome 11, FALCON_Pclarkii_2.0, whole genome shotgun sequence DNA encoding:
- the LOC138363621 gene encoding uncharacterized protein, which translates into the protein MLERREQLEAAPGQLEAASGQLDAAPGQLDAAPGQLEAAPGQLEAAPGQLEAAPGQLEAAPGQLEAAPGQLEAAPGQLEAAPGQLEAAPEQLEAVPGQLEAAPGQLEAAPGQHEAAPGLLEAAPGQHEAAPGQLEAAPGQLEAAPGQTEAAPGQHEAAPGQLEAAPGQLEAAPEKLEAAPGQLEAAPGQLEAAPGQLEAAPGQLEAAPGQLEAAPGQLEAAPGQLEVAPGQLEAATEQHPGSLKQHPGSLKQHPGSLKQHQGSLKQHPGSLNQHPGSLKQHQGSLKQHPGSLKQHQGSLKQHPGSLNLKQHPGSLKQHPGSLKQHQGSLKQHPGSLKQHPGSLKQHPGSLKQHPGSLKQHPGSLKQHPGSLKKHPGSLKQHPGSLKQHPGSLKQHPSSLKQHQGSLKQHQGSLKQHLGRLKQHPGSLKQHPGSLKQHPGCLKKHPGSLKQHPGSLKQHPGSLKQHPSSLKQHQGSLKQHQGSLKQHPGSLKQHPGSLKQHQGSLKQHPGSLKQHQGSLKQHPGSLKQHPSSLKQHQGSLKQHPGSLKQHLGSLKQHPGSLKQHPGSLKQHQGSLKQHPGSLKQHPGSLKQHQGSLKQHPGSLKQHPGSLKQHPGSLKQHPGSLKQHQGSLKQHPGSLKQHPGSMKQPPGSLKQHQGSLKQHQGSLKQPPGSLKQHPGSLKQHPGSLKQHPGSLKQHQGSLKQHPGSLKQHQGSLKQHPGSLKQHPGCLKQHQGSMKQHPGSLKQHPGSLKQHPGRLKQLPGSMKQHPGSLKQHQGSLKQHQGSLKQHPGSLKQHQGSLKQHQGSLKQPPGSLKQPPGSLKQHPGSLKQHPGSLNLKQHPGSLKQHPSSLKQHQGSLKQHPGSLKQHPGSLKQHPGSLKQHQGSLKQHPGSLKQHPGSLKQHPGSLKQHPGSLKQHPGSLKQHPGSLKKHPGSLKQHPGSLKQHPGSLKQHPSSLKQHQGSLKQHQGSLKQHPGSLKQHPGSLKQHPGSLKQHPGSLKKHPGSLKQHPGSLKQHPGSLKQHPSSLKQHQGSLKQHQGSLKQHPGSLKQHPGSLKQHQGSLKQHPGSLKQHQGSLKQHPGSLKQHPSSLKQHQGSLKQHPGSLKQHQGSLKQHPGSLKQHPGSLKQHQGSLKQHPGSLKQHQGSLKQHPGSLKQHPGSLKQHQGSLKQHPGSLKQHPGSLKQHPGSLKQHPGSLKQHQGSLKQHPGSLKQHPGSLKQPPGSLKQHQGSLKQHQGSLKQPPGSLKQPPGSLKQHPGSLKQHPGSLKQHPGSLKQHQGSLKQHPGSLKQHPGRLKQHPGSMKQHPGSVKQHQGSLKQHPGSVKQHPGSLKQHPGSLKQHPGSVKQHPGSLKQHQGSLKQHPGSLKQLTLLQAARIHRASTTGTTHRASTTGTAYRASTTGTAYRASTTGTTHRASTTGTAYRASTTGTAYRASTTGTAYRASTTGTAYRASTTGTAYRASTTGTAYRASTTGTACFSASCASL